The Rosa rugosa chromosome 1, drRosRugo1.1, whole genome shotgun sequence genomic sequence tcatgagtgaggcggtcattcatgcccaggcagaattcatcacatacggagaaaccccaccgccaccagcaacaccaacaaagtcaacacaacccTCCTCCAGTTATCAATagaccgctaacaagacccctgcagcgccaccaactgacaagaagagggagtggcaacagggccactaccagaacaagcggcagaaggaccgacactacaacaagggcaaccgcccatcccatggggataaccgcagcAAACAAACCGaatcctctcagcggtatgcagtgtttacagtcctcacagcctcgtatgaggaaatatacaatcagtgcaaggatcagatcccaccgccacccccagcaagatacccaaaaacgggaaaaccaagaaacactgcaggtggtgtaaataccacgaggacagtggtcacaataccaacagctgcaatgctctcaaaacggccattgagaccttgtaccgtgacggcaagatggagcaattcaaggtacgccaaccgccacctgtgatcgccaacattgagaccttgggccgcatcaacaccatcgacggcggtgctccaatcaccaacatgtctcatagggcaaggaagcgctatgcacgcgctaatcacccaaaagaagtatgcaacatccgctatgagagatccgccaaactcctaaagtctggttgggagcccattaccttctcagaggaggaggaacgcggagtgcatctaccccacgacgacccattcttggttgacgccattcttggcagactttcagtggggagaatcctggtggatagcggctccgctgtcaacgtcatatttagcggttgctacaaccacctcaaacGGAATAGGAAATTACTCCAGGagcatgagccactgctcagcttctccggtgacgtcacgcaaccgctgggttctgactacatgcggctgactattggcactagtccatgcatggcggagataCATACGAAATTCATAGTCGTCGATTGTTTAAGCTCGAATAACGCCATCATCGGAcgaccggcactcaacaagctcaaatgcatcatcgccggatacatacttctcatgaagttccccacacccaacggcacgggctgtgtgagaggaagtcagcagttggcacgagaatgttattcaacgactatagcacggtcaacgcgccgccatgaaatcttGACGGTGGGaaatcaggcaccgccaccaaatatcttcgaggaccctagagatgacgagaagaagtatgtaaagaaggagtcagtcaacccagaaacatagttgaaggttgtctgcatctcggacgagcaccctgagcgggcAGTCCGCATAGGAGCCCAAttggacccagaggtagcggcggaactcactcaattcctacgtgataacgctgccgtctttgcatggtcgtacgcggacatgccaggtatctcccctgaaatcatcacgcacaagTTGAGCATCAAACCATCTTTTTATCctatcaaacagaagcggagggcctttgatgaagaaaaataccgTGCAATAgtagaggaggttgccaagctccagggcattgggttcatccgccaattCATCTATCCCCAatggatttccaacctggttatggtcaaaaagcccagcggaaagtggagaatgtgtgttgacttcaaaaatcttaacaaggcatgcccaaaggatagcttcccgctaccccgcattgatcaaatGGTTGacgcaaccgccggacatgagctccttagcatgatgaacgctttctccggctataatcagatcaagatgcatcccggcgaccaggagtgcaccaccttcaccaccgacaagggcctctactgctacaatgttatgccttttggtctgaagaacgccggcgcaacttatcagcgattgatgaatgccatgttcgcggaacatctaggaaaaataatcgaggtctacgtggacgacatgttggtcaagagcataaaggccagcggacatgtggcaaacctgaagatcatagtaaccattctcttggcctatggtatgcgcctcaacccagaaaaatatttctttggcgtcaccgccagcaagtttctaggttatatcgtcagcgagcgaggcatcgaggctaacccggagaaggtacaagccatcctcaacatgaggGACCCTGAGTGGAAaatacacgtccagtgcctccagggcaagttaaccgccctttctcgattcatctccagactcactgacaagtgtgccccatttttcaaagtcctcaaaacgactcacaagaaagtcatcaattGGAACctagagtgtcaggcggcgttccagggcttgaaagaatacctggcggcagtaccactcctttccattcctgtgcaaggagaaacactgtacatatacctagcggtatcagtgtcagcggtaagctgcgccattgtccggtgTGAAGGCCAGGAtgaactcccagtgttctacgccgacagaggcatgaacggggcagaaacaagataccctcccttggagcaactcgctctcgcactcatcgttgccgccagacgcctccgccaatactttcaggcccacacaatccatgtgttaaccaatcaaccgctgaggcaggtaatgcagaaccctgaacattcgggcgcctcagcaagtgggccatcgagctcagcgagttcgacattgattacaaaccaagaacctcCATGAAGagccaggcggtggcggacttcattgctgaactcaccgagcgtcagccaggaCCCGGCATGGAGACAGAGCCTGGaacggaaatggtaaccgctgaagaaccagctcccctacagtcagactggaacctgcatgtggacggttCCGCtagtgccaaggccagcggcgccggggtCATCTTGACAGGACTAGGGGGGCTGAGCGTGGAATACTAGTCCTGAGCTCTTCTAGAGCTGAGAAAATACATAAGATTGCCTCTGCTGTATTGGCTGAAAACAAACCCGTATTTTCCTTGCTTCCCAAGAATTTTCAGGAAGAATAAGATCACTAACTTTAAGTGTAGCATCCGCACTGTTAGTTTGCAACTCCGGTTTAAACGATGGAAGACCCGGTATTCAAGGATCACTCCAAGGCTCCAAGCTCTCACCTTCTCACCATCACCCACTTGCCAATAGAAACCATAAGCAATTAACTCACGAGTAGACAATATGCTTCTCCAAGAGTAAGAAGGAGAGGCATGCATCCCTGCAGTCCAAAAAGAACCCAAAGGGAAATATCTGGCAACATAAATCCGTGCAATCAAAGAAGTAGGATGATGAATGATCCTCCATGCTTGTTTCGCTAATAGAGCAGAATTAAACTCCGCTAAGCTTCGAAAGCCCAGTCCACCCTCTTCCTTAGCATTACACAAGAAATCCCAAGACCTCCAATGAATCTTACGCTTATCATTAGTGCTTCCCCACCAGAACCGTGCACACATCTGTTCCATCTCATCACAGAACCCTTTTGTAAGTTGGAAAATGCTCATTGCATAAGTTGGTAAGGATTGAGCCACCACTCGGATTAGAATGTCCTTGCCAGCACCACTCAATAACTTCCCCTGCCAATTCTTCAATTTCTTAGCCAAGTTCTCTTTAATATACTGGAAAGTAGCAGACTTCCTCCTGCCTACATAAGTCGGTAGATCTAGATATTTTTCATGAGAATCTACCACCTCCACCCCTAAGAGATCAGCCACTTCCCCTTGCATGTAGTTTGTTACATTCTTATTGAACACCACAAAACTCTTATTAAAATTCACTATTTGACCGGAAGCTCTTCCATAAGTTTCAATCACTTCCTGAATCTGATAACAATCCTCTAACTCCGCATTATCATATAACATactatcatcagcaaaaagAAGATGATTCATAGAGGGTGCATCTTGACAAACTTCAATATTCGAGAGAAAACCCTCTCTTTGTTTCTGTTGAAGTAGAACAGAGAACCCTTCCGCCCCAAGTAAAAATAGATAAGGGGATAAAGAATCCCCTTGTCTGAGTCCCCGAGTAGGAACTAAACATCCTCTTGGTTTTCCCCTTACCAAAAAAGAATACCTCATTGTTGTAACACACTGCATGACCAAATCAATCCATCTTTGAGCAAAGCCAAACCTACTCATCACTCTCCTCAAGAACTCCCGTTCCATTCTATCGTAGGCTTTACTAAGATCCAATTTCAAGGCCATAAAACCCTCTACATCGTCTTTTTTATTATGTACGAAATGTGCCACCTCATTGGCCACCAATATGTTATTTGTGATTAAACGCCCTGACACAAAGGCACTTTAGAACGGTGATATCAATTTCGGTAATAAGATCCTCAGCCTGTTAGCAATAGCTTTGGAACACTGCTTGGTTCCATTAAGACTTTGCCAaaacgacaaaaaaaaaagataccaCACACTCTATAAACAACTTAACATAGATAATCATCGAAGATTGAGTTGAGCCACACAGGCACAACCCTGATGCATAAAGTAGCCAACGGTGAAGAAAGAGCTGCTCTAGTACAATGGGCAATGCTATTGCAAATTATAAGAACACAACTTCAAGTGACTGAAGGCAACTGACTAAACAAATAAACTCGAATCTCGTCAATGAGAACTCCTTTATTACTCCAATCCTCCTCTTGATtattcaatttttctcttttactcGAACGATTTAAAACTTGAAGTACTCCTTCTACACACACACAATCTATAAAGTGTTAGCTGTTGTGATTTTATTGACAAAAATCGACACCATAAAAGACAATGTCGACCTAATTAATCAAATATGGTGTCGGGATCGACCCAATTAAGCCTCTCTACCACTCCATGAAGAATAATGTCAAAAAGTTGGAAACTCCAATCTCACAAATGAGACGAAACCATTGTAATCGAAAAAactaatttaataaatcatcaGAAGTCAACTAGTTTTATCTTGCACTGGAACACAGTCTCCCTGTGTGTCTTTCAATTGGGTCAAATACAAAGTTTATCTAAATTTTAGAGACTACTGCTGTTTAAAACTCATACACCTCAGTCATGAACTCATGATAGACAAATTAACCATCGATCAGCCCAACGTTAACCTAgataaaacaaaattaaaacaaattaaataaaACCGCATTGAAATAGTATATAAGATCTGGAAGGAGAGCTCCATAAATATGGGAATGGGGTGCAGCTTTATTGTTTAATTTGTTCGTACATGCAAAGCCGGTCATAAGGTTTTTGATGcggcaaaaaaaaatttgtgccCAAACTATCCATAAATGGACATGTAGAGTGTTTATTTCAAACATCaaactctaatttttttttttctccacgCCGTTTTCAATAAATAAAGGAATATGAATTATGCATCGACTTTGGGTTGCGAAGTAGCCATTGTGAATTATGCATCAACATATCTACTTGCAACTTCCGACTTTCAATTACACCTAATATATATTACATCACAATGTAAAattatatcatatatatataaagagaaaaCGAGTAGGAAAAGTTAAGGACTAAGGActagtttgggattgttgtGACTTCTAAACAAAATTgatgctgctgtgttgtgagaataatcagctgtgtattaaaacagtttcatgtttggtaaataatatttttaaaagtgttgtcagtacataaaataactgcagagtgtgttttgatccacagcaACTTCTAAAAACAACTTCTGAGTTGCTTCTAAATCtactgccagtgacctataactttaaATTatagctgctttttatttatttaccaaacacaataagatctaaaattttgaacaaaagctgatttttttaaaagcaaagcaatcccaaacgggggctaaatactggttactccTTATACTAACAGGCCTCGTTTGATTGCCGGAAAGGAAATTGGTTTCTTGGTTTTTCCCATGAGAATGGGAAAGTAAATTTCCCACTAGTTTCCCTACCAATGTTTGGAAACACCGGGAAAGTAATCAGAAAATGTATTTTACTTTTCTAATGTTTGGTTTGTGCATGGATAGGAAAGTAGGTAACATCAATTTTCCAATAATATCCttattatcaaaacataaacaattcaaGATTCAAAAATTTCTTGGATAATTTAGTAAGGGgaaaatactgtttagtccctgtactctaaCTCTatcatcgtttcagtccttaacattctaatttaatctgaaaaagTTGAGTTCACAATTTCCGTCTTATCGATCCTCACCGTTAACTTGCTCTGTTTGtaggctgacgtggcattaaagTCAACGCCACGTAAGCCTTCCCAATTGCAAAATGTCCTCACTATCCATGCCCTCTATTATGGTTGTTTAGGCCTCACCCTTCTCTGTCCATTTCTTGAGAAGCATCAGATTGAGCCCCAAAAACTGAGTCATGTTGCAGCGACGGTGACCCAACCCTCTCTCCACTTTCCGGCTGCCTCTCGACGTTGGACCGGTGTTGTTCGACTCCTCTTGGCGGCGTGAATCAGAGCCTAGTCTTCCTTGCTCCAAATGAGTAGCGACGTGAGTGAAGCTCAAAAGCTTCAAGAgtttccggcgaggttttccGATTTCGGTCAAATCGTGGCGGCCCACCGGTGTCAGAAGGTTCCTCTCGTTCTCGCCGACCTATCCACAGTGTTGGTTTGTCTAAATGATAAGGCATGAGAGAGAATCGAAGTCGGGAAGCTTCGGTGTTTTCGGTGAGTTTTTTGGCTACTCCGGTCACCATTTATGGTAAGTGATGTATgaaacttgatcaactcttcgAGGATCTAAATGTCTATATACTTGGTTTTGATTTTAGTTAAGGTTTGAGAAACTTGGAGTTTTGGGTGATTTCAGCCATCGTTAAAACCACCGTGTGTGGCGGCGATGCTGATCTTCTTGGCTTATTTTGGATTCAGTTCTTGCTCAGGAACATGTATTTTGATTGCTTGTTTATGCTTGAATTCAAGAAACTGAGGAATTTGATAATTAGAAGGTTAAGTTGGTTGCTCGGGGAAGATAAGAAATAGTAGttgttttctttgatttctgGTATTCATACTTGTTAAGTTGGTTAATATGATAATCGGACCTGTGATGCTTGAATCAGAAAGTAAAGCAAGAATTTGTGGGTGCTCTATGATTATGCACCGATTGAGAGCTCAAAGAATGGAGTTTTGAAACTTGAGAAGCTTTCTAGAGTTTCAATGTATATGTTTGGAAAAGTTGCTGTTGTAGGTGTGGGGTTTGGACTGACAAATTCAAGCACTTTGGAGTTATTTTTTGGTCAAGAATGGGGGAAAGAGGACAGCAACTTAACGACCCGATTTGACGGAATATTAAAGGTGAGGACCGATCGGACGGAATTTGTGACCTAAaagacttttcagattaaaatagaatgtcagggactgaaatgagGACAGAgtcagagtacagggactaaacagtagtTTTCCCATTTGGTAATAAAAAACTATTAAAATAATCTTTAGAGAGGTAATTAATATGCAATTAATGCAAAGAAAGTATGAGGGAAAATGAATCCCATGGGGTGTGAGAGGATCCATTTCCCCCCTATTTTCCGTTCATGCAGGAAATTTGTTTCTTTCCTTGCGTGtgccaaacacaggaaaggatCAACTTTCCTTTCCTAACCTTTCCATTCCATAAACCAAACGAGGCCATAGGGTCTCGACGTTTCAGTCCCTCACGtttcaatttcaaccaaatgCTCCTCAAACTCTCAAATTTCACGCAATAAGTCCTTGCCGTTAATTCTCCATCAAAATCTCCATCAATTTGCTGACGTGTCATTCCTTTCACacaaaaatgtctattataccctcacttactctctttttttttaaataaatttttctctctctctttttctttttacctcttcttcttctggctCTCTCTCCCTAAACTCTATCCTCCTTCTGCTATACCTAaaattttcctcttcttcttccagacTACAGTCGTGCCGCTGTTACCTTCCACCTCAGCAAGTCGGATCTGGACCGGGACGCATCCAAATCCATCTTTGTTGCTAAACTCTGCCTCAAAATCTCAATCTACACCGAGTTAGATCGAGGCCTTTATATAGTCAGGGAGAGGGGCCATCTGGGCTTGATCAGTGGCCATGTGGCCTTCCAAGGCTTGGACGGTGACGAGGGGGAGGTCTGGGCTTCAACCTGTACCTACGCGCCAAGGAAGATGAGGACGGCCCAAATGCCCGATGTGCTCATCAACAATCCGAGCTGCGCAGTATCTTCCTCCTCCGCCGCTGTTGTTTTTCTCTGCTTTATCTTCCGAATCTTTGGCTCCTCCTCCACCACTACCTTCACAGCCCATGCCCTCTGTG encodes the following:
- the LOC133728992 gene encoding uncharacterized protein LOC133728992 — translated: MEREFLRRVMSRFGFAQRWIDLVMQCVTTMRYSFLVRGKPRGCLVPTRGLRQGDSLSPYLFLLGAEGFSVLLQQKQREGFLSNIEVCQDAPSMNHLLFADDSMLYDNAELEDCYQIQEVIETYGRASGQIVNFNKSFVVFNKNVTNYMQGEVADLLGVEVVDSHEKYLDLPTYVGRRKSATFQYIKENLAKKLKNWQGKLLSGAGKDILIRVVAQSLPTYAMSIFQLTKGFCDEMEQMCARFWWGSTNDKRKIHWRSWDFLCNAKEEGGLGFRSLAEFNSALLAKQAWRIIHHPTSLIARIYVARYFPLGSFWTAGMHASPSYSWRSILSTRELIAYGFYWQVGDGEKVRAWSLGVILEYRVFHRLNRSCKLTVRMLHLKLVILFFLKILGKQGKYGFVFSQYSRGNLMYFLSSRRAQD